In Theileria parva strain Muguga chromosome 4 map unlocalized ctg_529, whole genome shotgun sequence, one DNA window encodes the following:
- a CDS encoding Histone RNA hairpin-binding protein RNA-binding domain protein: protein MDKNSSRLRAINLTKLQDSYRRYVRVVPRHLRVKELSDSWHSRTPDYRLNLTHSKWNKRLSNWRRLVHRWDRISDSQCDLLSDCLNRGDLEEFVSICEGSNKEKVDFDVCDHLLNQHTADLYYPIIYKPFWFKGDINSNGFQTVDETTFLTKSKQLLNTLDKPFYDNFISTYTNTRLS from the coding sequence ATGGATAAGAATTCTAGCCGTCTGAGAGCTATAAATTTGACAAAGTTACAGGACTCTTATAGGAGATATGTTCGTGTAGTTCCACGTCATTTGAGAGTAAAGGAATTATCTGATAGTTGGCACTCCCGTACGCCTGATTATAGGTTAAACTTAACCCACTCGAAGTGGAATAAGAGGTTAAGTAACTGGCGTAGACTTGTTCACCGTTGGGACCGCATCAGTGACTCCCAGTGTGATTTATTATCAGACTGTTTAAATCGTGGCGATCTTGAGGAATTTGTATCCATTTGTGAAGGTAGTAATAAGGAAAAGGTTGATTTTGACGTTTGTGACCACTTACTTAACCAACACACTGCTGACTTATACTAtccaataatttataagCCTTTCTGGTTTAAAGGTGATATCAACAGTAACGGGTTCCAAACTGTTGATGAAACTACATTTTTAACCAAGTCTAAACAGCTTTTAAACACTCTAGACAAACCTttttatgataattttatctcCACCTATACTAACACGAGATTATCGTAA
- the rplN gene encoding Ribosomal protein L14p/L23e family protein has translation MFLSKILSGLQRMSILKCGDNSGVIKGCIIGLGRNKHGTGKIGDRIKVSVRDKTSDCIVNNKKPRGIIVRRKKETQRKDGMVFKFDENAFVIISNNKLQATKIKGPILLETRHNSKSLASKIL, from the coding sequence ATGTTTCTGAGTAAGATTTTGTCTGGATTACAGCGAATGTCCATATTGAAATGTGGCGACAACAGTGGAGTGATAAAAGGCTGTATCATTGGTCTAGGCAGGAACAAACATGGCACTGGTAAGATAGGTGACCGTATTAAAGTATCAGTTCGTGATAAAACTTCTGATTGCATCGTCAATAACAAGAAACCGCGGGGTATAATAGTGAGGAGGAAGAAGGAAACTCAGAGAAAAGACGGGATggtatttaaatttgatgaaaacgcctttgttattatttcaaACAATAAACTCCAAGCCACTAAAATAAAAGGACCGATTCTCCTCGAAACCAGACATAACTCTAAATCACTCGcatctaaaattttataa
- the SR33 gene encoding RNA recognition motif family protein (or RNP domain; RBD; RRM) encodes MEKSTGYSTLLRNLRFSTSPQVVREAFEKFGKIRDVYLPLDFNTRRPRGFGFVEFYDKADALDAVRAMDNTELDGSVITCCIAQDRRKSPSSMRRFQRNRSRRDYRSRSRSYRGRSRSPARFRDDRRRGYSRDRSPRRHYDRRDNRGYRDRYDSDHPKDGRRFRDRDFHDRDRDRNYRSYRDNGRTDREDFRDDREDFRDGRDDFREEKPRYDDRQFDVDMDKDKLDNHNDDYRDYSPSRSRSNP; translated from the exons ATGGAAAAATCCACTGGGTATTCTACGTTGTTACGGAATTTGAGGTTCTCAACAAGCCCTCAAGTTGTGCGTGAGGCCTTTGAAAAATTCGGGAAAATTAGAGACGTTTACCTACCGCTAGATTTTAATACCAGAAGACCGAGAGGCTTTGGATTCGTTGAATTTTATGATAAAGCAGACGCTCTTGACGCCGTTCGCGCCATGGATAACACTGAACTCGACGGCAGCGTTATCACCTGTTGCATAGCCCAAGACCGGAGGAAATCTCCAAGCTCCATGAGAAGGTTCCAAAGAAACCGTTCCAGAAG GGATTATAGGAGTAGGAGTCGGAGCTACCGTGGCAGATCTAGATCTCCCGCAAGGTTCAGAGATGATCGACGCCGTGGGTACTCTCGTGACAGATCACCGAGGCGCCATTATGATCGCCGTGACAATCGCGGCTACAGAGATAGATATGACTCCGATCACCCTAAGGACGGGCGTAGATTCAGAGATCGCGACTTCCATGACAGAGATAGGGATAGAAATTACCGTAGCTACAGAGACAATGGTCGAACCGATCGCGAGGACTTTAGGGATGATCGTGAGGATTTCCGTGACGGCCGGGACGACTTCAGGGAAGAGAAACCCAGATACGATGATCGCCAGTTTGACGTTGATATGGATAAAGATAAACTTGATAACCATAACGATGACTACCGAGACTATAGTCCGTCAAGGTCTAGGTCTAACCCTTAA
- the rpl22 gene encoding 60S ribosomal protein L22, which translates to MKLLKKKSKQKKVVPGHKVKYVLDCTGPANDNIINTAGLEKFLHDRIKVDGKTGNLGTKVLVTREKNKIHVTTEVPFSKRYIKYLTKKYLKKQQLRDFLRVVANKEHSYELRYFQLNEEAET; encoded by the exons atgaaaCTGCTTAAGAAGAAGAGTAAACAAAAGAAGGTTGTTCCAGGCCATAAAGTCAAGTATGTTCTTGACTGTACTGGACCTGCAAATGATAATATCATCAACACCGCTGGACTT GAGAAGTTTCTTCATGACAGGATAAAGGTAGATGGAAAGACAGGAAATTTAGGAACCAAAGTACTTGTTACAAGAGAGAAGAACAAGATCCACGTCACAACCGAAGTTCCTTTCTCCAAAAGATACATCaaa tatttaaCGAAGAAGTATTTGAAGAAGCAGCAGCTGCGTGACTTTTTGAGGGTGGTGGCGAATAAGGAACACTCGTATGAATTAAGATACTTCCAGTTAAATGAGGAAGCAGAGACATAA
- the Psmd6 gene encoding 26S proteasome non-ATPase regulatory subunit 6: MPSRNDNATVTTLKSLPNFEIEKLRHLFTVHEELGIDPEKIKKPLLELIKQNHMYPYYERIKPKLGIIEDDFEIESFKELNSKTLAELDEKIEFAEKNFGSSEIKDSILDKGNYYFKIGDHENTVKVYEQALEKTVGINSKLEIMLTILRAAFFFNDLPLLVKYMEKAKQDIEKGGDWELRNRLHIYEAVQLMLCRKFKEATELFLDSLSTFTATELISLEELVLYSIVLSLITMDRNVISKKVLLSSEVAQVASPGSCLYQLISDYYNCNYKNYMKHLVDVSKLILKDRYLGRHCRYFVRQARLPAYKQFLRPYKSVTLKNMADAFQVSTEFIEEELVSYISGMRLDCKIDKVNGIIENNVGDERNNNYVKTIKQGDLLINRIQKLSRIIDM; encoded by the exons aTGCCGTCAAG gaatGATAACGCCACCGTTACTACCTTAAAGTCGCTCCCTAATTTCGAAATTGAGAAACTTAG GCATCTTTTTACTGTCCATGAGGAGCTTGGAATTGACCCtgaaaagattaaaaaacCGCTACTAGAACTTATTAAACAGAATC ATATGTATCCTTATTATGAGCGTATAAAGCCTAAGCTTGGTATAATTGAGGATGATTTTGAGATCGAGAGTTTTAAGGAGTTGAACTCAAAGACCCTTGCCGAATTAGATGAGAAAATTGAATTCGCCGAGAAGAACTTCGGCTCCTCTGAAATTAAAGATTCGATCCTAGATAAGGGCAATTACTACTTCAAAATCGGTGATCAC GAGAACACGGTGAAAGTGTATGAGCAGGCTTTGGAGAAAACGGTTGGAATTAACAGTAAACTTGAGATAATGCTCACGATTTTAAGGGCAGCGTTCTTTTTCAATGATCTTCCACTACTCGTTAAATACATGGAAAAAGCCAAACA AGATATTGAGAAAGGAGGTGATTGGGAACTTAGAAATCGATTACACATATATGAAGCTGTCCAATTAATGCTATGTAGAAAGTTCAAagaag cTACTGAACTCTTTCTCGACTCTCTTTCCACTTTCACGGCCACTGAATTAATCTCACTTGAAGAACTTGTTCTCTACTCCATTGTTCTCTCAttg ATAACGATGGACCGTAACGTGATAAGTAAGAAGGTATTATTATCTAGTGAAGTGGCACAAGTAGCTTCCCCAGGGTCTTGTCTGTACCAGCTCATCAGTGATTACTACAACTGTAACTATAAAAACTACATGAAACATCTGG ttgACGTGAGTAAATTGATATTGAAGGACCGTTATCTGGGACGGCACTGCAGATATTTTGTACGTCAGGCTAGACTACCCGCCtataaacaatttttaagaCCCTATAAATCCGTCACCTTAAAAAACATGGCAGACGCATTCCAAGTTTCAACCGAATTCATCGAAGA agAATTGGTGTCGTATATAAGTGGGATGAGATTGGATTGTAAGATAGATAAGGTGAATGGTATAATTGAGAATAACGTCGGTGATGAGaggaataataattacGTCAAGACCATAAAACAG GGCGACCTCCTGATTAATCGGATCCAAAAACTATCCAGAATCATCGACATgtaa